One window of the Lactococcus lactis genome contains the following:
- a CDS encoding GNAT family N-acetyltransferase, protein MNIYVKLAEFSIIETKRLLLRPFDLKDAEDMFDYSGNPENLKFVFAPHLSLSETRFSIANDYMKSPLGKWAIELKSEHRLIGDIHFVKISDKNQSAEIGYVLNQNYWNQGLLTEALKVLTEFSFEQFGLKKLILLIDKENVPSKKVALKSGYHLVKKFKGTNQYSKKIRDFEQYELGKSDDEIYQKNSEIGEI, encoded by the coding sequence ATGAATATTTATGTCAAATTAGCTGAGTTTAGCATTATTGAAACAAAGCGATTGCTTTTGCGTCCCTTTGATTTAAAAGACGCTGAGGACATGTTTGACTATTCAGGTAATCCTGAAAATCTAAAATTTGTTTTTGCCCCGCATCTGTCACTTTCAGAAACACGTTTTTCAATTGCTAACGATTATATGAAAAGTCCTTTAGGGAAATGGGCAATTGAGTTGAAATCTGAACATCGGCTGATTGGAGATATTCATTTTGTGAAAATTTCTGATAAAAATCAGTCTGCGGAAATTGGTTATGTTTTAAATCAAAATTATTGGAATCAAGGGTTACTGACAGAAGCATTAAAAGTACTGACAGAATTTTCTTTTGAACAATTTGGACTTAAAAAGTTGATTTTATTGATTGATAAAGAAAATGTTCCGTCTAAAAAAGTTGCCCTTAAATCAGGCTATCACTTAGTTAAAAAATTTAAAGGGACGAATCAATACAGCAAAAAAATTAGAGATTTTGAACAATATGAACTTGGAAAAAGTGACGATGAAATTTATCAAAAAAATTCAGAGATTGGGGAAATTTGA